One Sphaerisporangium krabiense DNA segment encodes these proteins:
- a CDS encoding aldose 1-epimerase, which yields MSAAGRFEDLGAGIVGLRTPRSSIAIDPGDGGRLVSLRVHGHEILGSTAPVPGRPADIFHGSFVMAPFVGRTAHGRFSFDGVDHAVPVNFGAHAIHGFVFDRPWRVEDDLLVIDLDERWPFGGRVSQRFDLGPDHLTVTVTVANDRRAMPALAGFHPWFRRRLADGTEADLDFRPGTRYVCDDSGIPVGTAPGGGDRPWDDSFTGVARPPAIRWGDRLELRVETTGTHWIVCETMPDAFCVEPLSGPVNGLATGRYTRVEPGDPLRLSMTLRWK from the coding sequence GTGAGCGCGGCGGGCCGCTTCGAGGACCTCGGAGCGGGAATCGTCGGCCTGCGCACGCCGCGGTCCTCGATCGCGATCGACCCGGGCGACGGCGGACGGCTGGTCTCCCTCCGCGTCCACGGTCACGAGATCCTCGGGTCGACCGCGCCGGTGCCCGGCCGTCCCGCGGACATCTTCCACGGCTCCTTCGTCATGGCGCCGTTCGTGGGACGCACCGCGCACGGGCGGTTCTCCTTCGACGGCGTGGACCACGCGGTCCCGGTGAACTTCGGCGCGCACGCCATCCACGGCTTCGTCTTCGACCGTCCGTGGCGGGTCGAGGACGACCTGCTCGTCATCGACCTCGACGAGCGGTGGCCGTTCGGCGGACGGGTGAGCCAGCGCTTCGACCTCGGCCCGGACCACCTCACCGTCACGGTGACGGTCGCCAACGACAGGCGCGCCATGCCCGCGCTCGCCGGCTTCCACCCGTGGTTCCGGCGGCGGCTGGCCGACGGCACCGAGGCGGACCTGGACTTCCGCCCCGGCACCCGGTACGTGTGCGACGACTCCGGCATCCCGGTGGGCACCGCTCCCGGCGGAGGCGACCGGCCGTGGGACGACTCGTTCACCGGCGTCGCGCGCCCGCCCGCGATTCGCTGGGGCGACCGGCTGGAGCTGCGCGTCGAGACGACCGGGACCCATTGGATCGTCTGCGAGACGATGCCCGACGCGTTCTGCGTCGAACCTCTCTCCGGCCCGGTGAACGGACTGGCCACCGGGCGGTACACACGTGTCGAGCCGGGAGATCCGCTGCGTCTGTCGATGACGCTGCGCTGGAAATGA
- a CDS encoding class I SAM-dependent methyltransferase, with translation MAGENVLVLNYDAEASTYDRTRGGDARAVSAAAAIGALLPRQVTLVADLACGTGIVTARVAAPRVIGIDLSHGMARLAAARLPGRVARGDVTAVPLADGSVDAVVMIWLLHLLDHAASARALAEAARVLRPGGTLLTTVDKDEAYYVTPSDVAELIVPVRARHVPPPSDAHDRVTGLATALDLSPAGRTTFPGDGQGHSPRGWAELILTRRIPWTKRADPGTLAALTGRLHALPGQDRPRADPVYRLVSFTKG, from the coding sequence ATGGCCGGGGAGAATGTCCTGGTGCTGAACTACGACGCCGAAGCGTCCACGTACGACCGCACGCGCGGCGGAGACGCCCGGGCGGTGAGCGCCGCCGCCGCGATCGGGGCACTCCTTCCCCGTCAGGTCACGCTGGTCGCCGACCTGGCGTGCGGCACCGGCATCGTCACCGCCCGCGTCGCCGCGCCCCGGGTGATCGGCATCGACCTCTCGCACGGCATGGCGCGCCTCGCGGCGGCCCGGCTCCCCGGCCGCGTCGCGCGCGGCGACGTCACCGCCGTGCCGCTCGCGGACGGCTCGGTGGACGCCGTCGTCATGATCTGGCTGCTGCACCTGCTGGACCACGCGGCCTCGGCCCGCGCCCTGGCGGAGGCGGCGCGCGTCCTGCGGCCCGGCGGCACGTTGCTCACCACGGTGGACAAGGACGAGGCGTACTACGTGACGCCGTCCGACGTGGCGGAACTGATCGTCCCGGTGCGCGCCCGCCACGTCCCGCCGCCGTCCGACGCCCACGACCGCGTCACCGGCCTGGCCACGGCCCTGGACCTGTCGCCCGCCGGCCGGACCACCTTCCCCGGCGACGGCCAGGGCCACTCGCCGCGCGGGTGGGCGGAGCTCATCCTCACCCGGCGGATCCCCTGGACGAAGCGGGCCGACCCCGGCACGCTCGCCGCCCTGACCGGCCGTCTCCATGCCCTGCCGGGCCAGGACCGGCCGCGCGCGGACCCGGTGTATCGGCTGGTGAGCTTCACCAAGGGCTAG
- a CDS encoding TMEM175 family protein produces the protein MSRTDEGDPVAPGMTHERFGMFADAVFAIAMTLLVIEIPRPEGGGGEGGDRMAAARELWHFLGENSGAFLAFVIAFLMLWATWRQHHRLLDQITRMTRWMSFLHIPLLIFVVLLPYPTALIGESTANPLSVTLFAGSEAVLLLCQSLLVAAAVRGGVLRPGADARRLRVVSVMLGGIAAFWALTAGLAWLMEGVAFLWMLTPLVAVVTLRTARRLLPA, from the coding sequence GTGTCGCGGACGGATGAGGGGGACCCCGTCGCTCCGGGGATGACCCACGAGCGGTTCGGGATGTTCGCCGACGCGGTGTTCGCCATCGCGATGACGCTGCTGGTCATCGAGATCCCCCGGCCCGAGGGCGGGGGCGGCGAGGGCGGCGACCGGATGGCCGCGGCCCGTGAGCTGTGGCACTTCCTCGGCGAGAACTCGGGCGCGTTCCTGGCCTTCGTGATCGCGTTCCTGATGCTCTGGGCGACCTGGCGTCAGCACCACCGGCTGCTCGACCAGATCACGCGCATGACCCGGTGGATGTCCTTCCTGCACATCCCCTTGCTGATCTTCGTGGTGCTGCTGCCCTACCCGACCGCCCTGATCGGGGAATCGACGGCCAACCCCCTGTCGGTGACGCTGTTCGCCGGGTCGGAGGCCGTGCTGCTGCTCTGCCAGAGCCTCCTGGTGGCCGCCGCGGTCCGCGGCGGCGTGCTGCGCCCCGGCGCGGACGCCCGGCGGCTGCGGGTCGTGTCCGTCATGCTCGGGGGTATCGCCGCGTTCTGGGCGCTCACCGCGGGGCTGGCCTGGCTCATGGAGGGCGTGGCGTTCCTGTGGATGCTGACGCCGCTCGTCGCGGTGGTGACCCTCCGCACGGCCCGTCGCCTCCTGCCCGCCTGA
- a CDS encoding SDR family NAD(P)-dependent oxidoreductase: protein MNALEKFSLEGKTALVTGGNRGLGRGIAQALGEAGAAVAVTARTEEAAKAAAAELGELGIRAYGLRLEVSDMDDVERAVATISAEFGEIDVLVNNAGVSIGAAAFDAPDSTWREVMSTNVDGVWYCSRAVGRRMRERSGGTIVNIGSISAEIVNQPRWQVSYLTSKAAVHQMTRALAAEWAPYGIRVNAVAPGYFLTEASPVDQPEYKPYCVDPAAMKRYGEPDELGPTIIYLASDASSFMTGSIVKIDGGYTLF, encoded by the coding sequence ATGAACGCTCTGGAGAAGTTCTCACTGGAGGGGAAGACCGCGCTGGTCACCGGGGGCAACCGCGGTCTCGGCCGCGGGATCGCCCAGGCCCTCGGCGAAGCGGGCGCGGCGGTCGCGGTGACCGCCAGGACGGAGGAGGCCGCCAAGGCCGCCGCCGCCGAGCTGGGCGAGCTCGGCATCCGCGCGTACGGCCTGCGCCTGGAGGTCTCGGACATGGACGACGTCGAACGGGCCGTGGCGACGATCTCCGCCGAGTTCGGCGAGATCGACGTCCTGGTGAACAACGCGGGCGTCAGCATCGGCGCCGCCGCCTTCGACGCCCCCGACAGCACCTGGCGCGAGGTGATGTCGACGAACGTGGACGGCGTCTGGTACTGCAGCCGCGCGGTCGGCCGCCGGATGCGCGAGCGTTCCGGCGGGACGATCGTGAACATCGGCTCGATCTCCGCCGAGATCGTCAACCAGCCGCGCTGGCAGGTCTCCTACCTGACGTCCAAGGCCGCCGTCCACCAGATGACCCGGGCCCTCGCCGCCGAGTGGGCTCCCTACGGCATCCGGGTCAACGCCGTCGCCCCCGGCTACTTCCTGACCGAGGCGTCGCCGGTGGACCAGCCCGAGTACAAGCCGTACTGCGTGGACCCCGCGGCGATGAAGCGGTACGGCGAGCCGGACGAGCTCGGCCCGACGATCATCTACCTCGCGAGCGACGCGTCGAGCTTCATGACCGGTTCTATCGTCAAGATCGACGGCGGCTATACGCTCTTCTGA
- a CDS encoding ROK family protein, translated as MISVDDWAEIRRLHQVDGISVRAIATRMGVSRNTVRRALAAQEPPKYTRTVAGSIADAAEPLIRAELARDPTAPATVIAARIGWTRSATVLRARLRELRPAYLAEASSPGGKPPDQAGPGVAGDPPSGAPAAASSAGDGAARPGRLFTPGGESCRTSSSKWTNLTAADGARAESIRVDQPPPPRVMKHAEDLTGDSDATASGGAYRAPARASSAPRLISPTGTGRLNRSRLLQILYDVGPVSRAELARISEVTKTTIGTIVQPMLNDGILIEGPPQPSSVQGGKPARPLWFSPHGRPIASVFLGPGTVHTALVRPTGAIVQQASARFSAVKLDHPAIIDRVASCVEQVLPDDRTAVLGVGVAVGGVVNTDEGRVVEVNLAPRLAGLRIGPELSERLGLPVHIDLHPRIQAIGDRWFGSGRRISSFASVYCAEAIGVGFVIDGTVHRGAAGAGGEAGHTIVDFNGAVCRCGRRGCWETIATHRWLRSQASAIGLPGARSLTAGPLARLAAEDHPGARALLDRYARNLAVGLINLQQVLAPGLFILHGDVVEGGEELRTLVQRYLLEGTPSHPGGEPRVTFADVEDDMTMLGAAGLVLSQSLDLLA; from the coding sequence ATGATCAGTGTGGACGACTGGGCGGAGATCCGCCGATTACACCAAGTCGACGGCATATCCGTCCGGGCGATCGCCACGCGCATGGGCGTCTCCCGCAACACCGTGCGCCGGGCGCTCGCGGCGCAGGAACCGCCCAAGTACACGCGGACGGTGGCCGGATCCATCGCGGACGCGGCGGAACCGCTGATCCGCGCGGAGCTGGCACGCGACCCCACGGCGCCCGCCACGGTCATCGCGGCGCGGATCGGCTGGACGCGCTCGGCCACGGTCCTGCGCGCCCGGCTGCGTGAGCTGCGCCCGGCCTACCTCGCGGAGGCGTCCTCCCCCGGCGGGAAGCCCCCTGACCAGGCCGGGCCCGGCGTCGCCGGCGACCCTCCATCGGGCGCGCCGGCCGCGGCTTCGAGCGCCGGCGACGGGGCCGCCCGGCCTGGAAGGCTATTTACGCCGGGGGGCGAGTCGTGTAGAACATCGTCCAGTAAGTGGACGAACTTGACGGCCGCCGACGGCGCGAGAGCAGAGAGCATCCGTGTTGACCAACCCCCACCACCCCGAGTGATGAAGCACGCAGAAGATCTCACGGGGGACTCCGACGCGACGGCGTCCGGCGGCGCGTACCGGGCGCCGGCCCGGGCGTCCTCGGCGCCGCGGCTCATCTCTCCGACCGGCACCGGACGGCTCAACCGCAGCCGGCTCCTGCAGATTCTCTACGACGTCGGCCCCGTGTCCCGCGCGGAGCTGGCCCGCATCTCGGAAGTGACCAAGACGACGATCGGCACGATCGTCCAGCCCATGCTGAACGACGGCATCCTGATCGAGGGGCCGCCGCAGCCGAGCAGCGTGCAGGGCGGCAAGCCGGCCCGCCCGCTGTGGTTCTCGCCACACGGCCGCCCGATCGCGTCGGTGTTCCTCGGGCCGGGCACCGTGCACACCGCGCTGGTACGGCCGACCGGGGCGATCGTCCAGCAGGCGTCCGCGCGCTTCTCCGCCGTCAAGCTGGACCACCCCGCGATCATCGACCGGGTGGCCTCCTGCGTCGAACAGGTGCTCCCCGACGACCGCACGGCCGTGCTCGGCGTCGGCGTCGCCGTCGGCGGCGTCGTGAACACCGACGAGGGACGCGTCGTCGAGGTGAACCTCGCCCCGAGGCTCGCCGGGCTGAGGATCGGCCCCGAGCTTTCGGAGCGTCTCGGCCTGCCCGTCCACATCGACCTCCACCCGCGCATCCAGGCCATCGGCGACCGCTGGTTCGGCTCGGGCCGGCGCATCTCGTCCTTCGCCTCCGTGTACTGCGCCGAGGCGATCGGCGTCGGGTTCGTCATCGACGGCACCGTCCACCGCGGCGCGGCCGGCGCGGGCGGCGAGGCCGGGCACACCATCGTCGACTTCAACGGCGCGGTGTGCCGCTGCGGGCGCCGCGGATGCTGGGAGACGATCGCGACGCACCGGTGGCTGCGCAGCCAGGCGAGCGCGATCGGGCTGCCCGGCGCGCGCTCCCTCACCGCCGGGCCGCTGGCGCGCCTCGCCGCCGAGGACCACCCGGGCGCCCGCGCGCTGCTCGACCGGTACGCCCGCAACCTCGCGGTCGGCCTCATCAACCTGCAGCAGGTACTCGCGCCGGGCCTGTTCATCCTGCACGGGGACGTCGTCGAGGGAGGCGAGGAGCTGCGGACCCTGGTCCAGCGCTACCTGCTGGAAGGCACGCCGAGCCACCCCGGCGGAGAGCCGAGGGTGACCTTCGCCGACGTCGAGGACGACATGACCATGCTCGGCGCGGCGGGCCTGGTTCTCTCCCAGTCCCTGGACCTGCTCGCCTGA
- a CDS encoding ABC transporter permease, with amino-acid sequence MADVLPRATPSPQAEPELTRGASIRATLRSLPWTGPATLLIAAVIVIPIVIMVRSSFMVTDSSGVTHGFAGLANYRELFAEPAFAEVALHTLTWVVVVVGASLAISLGLAQFLNKNFAGRRFVRWSLIVPWAAALVMTSTVWRVILEYGNGILNRLLMDLGLIAQPIGWYQDPAYAFTSVIVVGIIVTVPFTTYVILAGLQTIPGEVYEAAKTDGAGAWRTYWGITFPLLRPSLVIATILVVVYVFNSFPVIWVITGGNSGNGTDTTITWAYKIAFRQQLDTGEAAALSVLNVVFLCVVIFFYFSAIAAKDGRRRPLTAAVARLLAPVAERWTAFTARRGDPRARRRREGPARGAGVWRAVRPVGMPVIGLLISLFFLAPYVVMFLSTFKTSTELFASPATYLPETWMWSNWADIWTELDLAAFIKNSLIISVASTALVLLVSVPAAYYSARNRFAGRALFMRLVLVTQVIAPVSVVVGLYQEFVWVGAVNQYWSIILTNAAFNLAFSIWVLNGQFESVPIDVEEAAKLDGLGQLRTMVRIALPLVRPGLVTALIFSFIQVWNEFPVALTLFNNPTEGLQTLPVGIQQFVGLAQTNYQYLFAASLIAIVPVVLLFVVIEKHLVAGLTAGAVK; translated from the coding sequence ATGGCGGACGTGCTACCCCGGGCCACGCCCTCCCCGCAGGCGGAACCGGAGCTCACGCGGGGCGCCTCGATCCGCGCGACGCTGAGGTCCCTGCCGTGGACCGGGCCGGCGACCCTGCTCATCGCCGCCGTCATCGTGATCCCGATCGTCATCATGGTCCGGTCGTCGTTCATGGTGACCGACTCCTCCGGCGTCACGCACGGCTTCGCGGGCCTCGCCAACTACCGGGAGCTGTTCGCCGAACCGGCGTTCGCGGAGGTCGCCCTCCACACGCTGACCTGGGTGGTCGTCGTCGTCGGCGCCTCGCTGGCGATATCGCTCGGCCTGGCCCAGTTCCTGAACAAGAACTTCGCCGGACGCCGGTTCGTCCGCTGGTCGCTGATCGTCCCGTGGGCGGCTGCGCTCGTGATGACCTCGACGGTCTGGCGCGTCATCCTCGAATACGGCAACGGGATCCTGAACCGGCTGCTCATGGACCTCGGCCTGATCGCGCAGCCCATCGGCTGGTACCAGGACCCCGCGTACGCGTTCACGTCCGTCATCGTCGTCGGCATCATCGTGACGGTGCCCTTCACGACGTACGTCATCCTGGCGGGCCTGCAGACCATCCCCGGGGAGGTCTACGAGGCGGCCAAGACCGACGGCGCGGGCGCGTGGCGCACGTACTGGGGCATCACGTTCCCGCTGCTGCGCCCGTCCCTGGTGATCGCCACGATCCTCGTCGTCGTCTACGTCTTCAACTCGTTCCCGGTCATCTGGGTCATCACCGGCGGCAACAGCGGCAACGGCACGGACACCACGATCACGTGGGCGTACAAGATCGCCTTCCGCCAGCAGCTCGACACCGGCGAGGCGGCGGCGTTGTCGGTGCTGAACGTCGTCTTCCTCTGCGTCGTCATCTTCTTCTACTTCTCCGCCATCGCCGCCAAGGACGGCCGGCGCCGCCCGCTCACCGCGGCCGTGGCACGCCTGCTCGCCCCGGTGGCCGAACGCTGGACGGCGTTCACCGCGCGCCGCGGGGACCCGCGGGCCCGCCGGCGCAGGGAGGGCCCGGCGCGCGGCGCCGGGGTGTGGCGCGCCGTCCGCCCGGTCGGCATGCCGGTCATCGGGCTGCTGATCTCCCTGTTCTTCCTCGCCCCCTACGTCGTGATGTTCCTGTCGACGTTCAAGACCTCCACGGAGCTGTTCGCCTCGCCCGCCACCTACCTTCCGGAAACCTGGATGTGGAGCAACTGGGCGGACATCTGGACGGAGCTGGACCTGGCCGCGTTCATCAAGAACAGCCTGATCATCTCGGTCGCGTCGACCGCGCTCGTGCTGCTGGTCTCGGTGCCGGCCGCCTACTACAGCGCGCGCAACCGGTTCGCCGGGCGGGCGCTGTTCATGAGGCTGGTCCTGGTCACGCAGGTGATCGCGCCGGTGTCGGTGGTCGTCGGCCTCTACCAGGAGTTCGTCTGGGTGGGGGCGGTGAACCAGTACTGGTCCATCATCCTCACCAACGCCGCCTTCAACCTGGCGTTCTCCATCTGGGTGCTGAACGGCCAGTTCGAGTCCGTGCCGATCGACGTCGAGGAGGCCGCGAAGCTGGACGGCCTCGGGCAGCTGCGCACGATGGTCCGCATCGCCCTGCCCCTGGTCCGCCCCGGCCTGGTGACCGCGCTGATCTTCTCGTTCATCCAGGTGTGGAACGAGTTCCCGGTCGCGCTGACCCTGTTCAACAACCCCACCGAGGGTCTGCAGACGCTGCCGGTCGGCATCCAGCAGTTCGTCGGCCTGGCGCAGACGAACTACCAGTACCTGTTCGCGGCCTCGCTCATCGCGATCGTCCCGGTGGTCCTGCTGTTCGTCGTCATCGAGAAGCACCTGGTCGCCGGTCTGACGGCGGGGGCGGTCAAGTGA
- a CDS encoding SDR family NAD(P)-dependent oxidoreductase, which yields MSALRRFDGHIVVVTGGGRGIGRATSLRFGAEGAHVVVADEAVTFADEVSAEILERGGSSESWGVDVADPSSVGRFFSEVGERWQRLDVLVNCPGHATDTPFERVTESEFVEDLSVTLKAPFLCIQAAIPYLLRSDRNPSVVSIGSVNGLRAFGNETYGAAKAGLINLTENLAIRYGPRGLRVNVVAPGTIATRLWDARVAEEPAILDRVTTLYPLRRLGTPEDVAAACLFLASSDASWITGHTLTVDGGITAGHGAFIDTVFGDAGPFAPGDR from the coding sequence ATGTCCGCGCTGCGTCGATTCGACGGCCACATCGTCGTCGTCACCGGAGGGGGACGCGGCATAGGGCGGGCCACGTCGCTGCGCTTCGGCGCGGAGGGCGCGCACGTCGTGGTGGCGGACGAGGCGGTCACGTTCGCCGACGAGGTGTCCGCCGAGATCCTGGAGCGCGGCGGATCCAGCGAGTCGTGGGGCGTCGACGTGGCCGACCCCTCGTCCGTCGGGCGGTTCTTCTCCGAGGTGGGCGAGAGGTGGCAGCGGCTGGACGTCCTCGTGAACTGTCCGGGCCACGCCACCGACACGCCCTTCGAGCGCGTCACCGAGAGCGAGTTCGTGGAGGACCTCTCGGTCACGCTGAAGGCGCCGTTCCTGTGCATCCAGGCCGCGATCCCCTACCTGCTGCGCTCCGACAGGAACCCGAGCGTCGTCAGCATCGGGTCGGTCAACGGCTTACGGGCGTTCGGGAACGAGACGTACGGGGCCGCCAAGGCCGGGCTGATCAACCTCACCGAGAACCTCGCCATCCGCTACGGGCCGCGCGGCCTGCGCGTCAACGTCGTGGCGCCCGGGACCATCGCCACCCGCCTCTGGGACGCCCGCGTCGCCGAGGAACCGGCGATCCTGGACCGGGTCACGACCCTGTACCCGCTGCGGCGGCTCGGCACCCCGGAGGACGTCGCCGCCGCCTGCCTGTTCCTGGCCTCGTCGGACGCGAGCTGGATAACCGGTCACACGCTCACCGTGGACGGCGGCATCACCGCCGGCCACGGCGCCTTCATCGACACGGTCTTCGGCGACGCCGGGCCCTTCGCGCCCGGGGATCGGTGA
- a CDS encoding extracellular solute-binding protein, which produces MKRTVKKPAVPLLAGVAASLLLTACGGGGGSTGESNALTQEKCDALISKAPAPTAAAAAPSSPAEPAPSASSGGGSGAPAAGGKKEITFVAGSYTSTTAAFWKDLIGKFEKANPGFKVKLQIVDWNNIDQQVATLVQTKQYPDILNQNKFSGWAANGILQPAADLVSPEVQSDFIPAFKNASVYEGVQYGLPFITSTRALFYNKDAFAKANITAPPTTWRELVDAAKKLQAAGYTGFGLPLGSEESQAEWSIWQWGNGGDWESAPGKFTINSSNNVNTLNFLNCMTNVYKVTQPNAGQTNRTDGVFRPFADGKVGMMSGASFAPALFKQWNSTVNYGVAPLPVNGDVPPFTLGVQDYLMSFKNPGNTEAVSKFLNFVYQPDNYQSFLTSQGFLPATQSASTALADNADFGPFLKLLPTARFYPATDPKFPLVQGAIQNQIGTGIAPGADAKKILDAINAAGK; this is translated from the coding sequence ATGAAGAGAACGGTCAAGAAGCCCGCCGTCCCCCTGCTGGCGGGGGTCGCCGCCTCACTTCTCCTTACCGCGTGCGGTGGCGGCGGCGGCTCCACGGGTGAATCGAACGCTCTCACCCAGGAGAAGTGCGACGCGCTCATCTCCAAGGCGCCGGCCCCCACCGCGGCCGCCGCCGCCCCGTCGTCCCCCGCGGAACCGGCGCCGTCCGCCTCCTCCGGCGGTGGCTCCGGCGCGCCGGCGGCCGGCGGGAAGAAGGAGATCACCTTCGTCGCGGGGTCCTACACCTCGACCACGGCCGCGTTCTGGAAGGACCTGATCGGCAAGTTCGAGAAGGCCAACCCCGGCTTCAAGGTGAAGCTCCAGATCGTGGACTGGAACAACATCGACCAGCAGGTCGCCACGCTGGTGCAGACCAAGCAGTACCCGGACATCCTCAACCAGAACAAGTTCTCCGGCTGGGCGGCCAACGGCATCCTGCAGCCGGCCGCCGACCTGGTGTCCCCCGAGGTCCAAAGCGACTTCATCCCCGCGTTCAAGAACGCCAGCGTGTACGAGGGCGTCCAGTACGGGCTGCCGTTCATCACGAGCACCCGGGCGCTGTTCTACAACAAGGACGCCTTCGCGAAGGCGAACATCACCGCGCCGCCCACCACGTGGCGCGAGCTCGTCGACGCCGCCAAGAAGCTCCAGGCCGCCGGCTACACCGGCTTCGGCCTGCCCCTCGGCTCCGAGGAGAGCCAGGCCGAGTGGTCGATCTGGCAGTGGGGCAACGGCGGCGACTGGGAGTCGGCGCCCGGGAAGTTCACCATCAACAGCTCCAACAACGTCAACACGCTGAACTTCCTGAACTGCATGACGAACGTCTACAAGGTGACCCAGCCCAACGCCGGTCAGACCAACCGCACCGACGGCGTCTTCCGCCCGTTCGCCGACGGCAAGGTGGGCATGATGTCGGGGGCCAGCTTCGCGCCCGCGCTGTTCAAGCAGTGGAACTCCACCGTGAACTACGGCGTCGCGCCGCTGCCCGTCAACGGCGACGTCCCGCCGTTCACGCTCGGCGTGCAGGACTACCTGATGTCCTTCAAGAACCCCGGCAACACCGAGGCCGTCAGCAAGTTCCTCAACTTCGTGTACCAGCCCGACAACTACCAGAGTTTCCTCACCAGCCAGGGCTTCCTGCCCGCGACGCAGAGCGCCTCGACCGCGCTGGCCGACAACGCCGACTTCGGGCCGTTCCTGAAGCTCCTGCCCACCGCGCGGTTCTACCCGGCGACCGACCCCAAGTTCCCCCTGGTCCAGGGCGCCATCCAGAACCAGATCGGCACCGGCATCGCCCCCGGAGCCGACGCCAAGAAGATCCTCGACGCCATCAACGCCGCCGGCAAGTAA